A region from the SAR86 cluster bacterium genome encodes:
- the rpsE gene encoding 30S ribosomal protein S5, whose translation MNEKNNIVDQQVDALEEKLVQVNRVAKVVKGGRIFGFTALTVVGDGNGRVGFGRGKAKEVPIAIQKAMENARRSMVEVELNNTTLWYPIKAKHGSSNVYMQPAAEGTGIIAGGAMRAVLELAGVQNVLAKCYGSTNPVNVVRATINALKDMESPETVSLRRGKKIEQTVA comes from the coding sequence ATGAATGAAAAAAATAATATAGTTGATCAACAAGTTGATGCTCTTGAAGAAAAATTAGTTCAAGTTAATAGAGTTGCAAAAGTTGTAAAAGGGGGAAGAATTTTTGGCTTTACTGCCCTCACAGTTGTGGGCGATGGAAATGGAAGAGTTGGTTTTGGAAGAGGTAAAGCAAAAGAAGTCCCAATAGCAATTCAAAAAGCAATGGAAAATGCTAGAAGAAGCATGGTAGAAGTTGAACTTAACAATACTACTCTATGGTATCCAATTAAAGCAAAACATGGTTCATCTAATGTATACATGCAGCCTGCTGCTGAGGGAACAGGTATTATTGCAGGTGGTGCTATGAGAGCGGTTTTAGAATTAGCAGGCGTTCAAAATGTTTTAGCCAAATGTTACGGATCTACTAATCCAGTAAACGTAGTTAGAGCAACCATAAATGCTCTAAAAGATATGGAATCTCCTGAAACAGTTTCATTAAGACGAGGCAAAAAAATAGAGCAAACAGTAGCATGA
- the rplO gene encoding 50S ribosomal protein L15 produces the protein MSTKQENILALNSLSSEATKKSRKRVGRGIGSGFGKTSGRGHKGQKSRSGGNIRAGFEGGQMPLQMRLPKFGFSSRVNNKLKEINLKHLDGIKKISLETLKENKIISKTTNKVKIFGAFDLTSKIEVEGIKVSKGAKKSIEKAGGKVIELNEMKNTLKEEKKEDDK, from the coding sequence ATGAGTACTAAACAAGAAAATATTTTAGCTTTGAATTCACTTTCCAGTGAAGCTACCAAAAAATCCAGAAAAAGGGTTGGGAGAGGAATTGGCTCCGGCTTTGGAAAAACTTCTGGAAGAGGACACAAAGGACAAAAATCTAGAAGTGGAGGCAATATTAGGGCAGGTTTTGAAGGAGGCCAAATGCCACTTCAAATGAGACTACCAAAATTTGGTTTCTCATCTAGAGTTAATAATAAGCTCAAAGAAATTAACTTAAAACATCTAGACGGCATAAAAAAAATAAGCCTCGAGACATTAAAGGAAAATAAAATTATTTCTAAAACAACAAATAAGGTAAAAATATTTGGAGCTTTTGATTTAACTTCAAAAATAGAAGTTGAAGGAATCAAAGTTTCTAAAGGCGCAAAAAAGTCTATTGAAAAAGCAGGTGGAAAAGTTATTGAGCTTAATGAAATGAAGAACACTTTAAAAGAAGAAAAAAAAGAGGATGATAAATAA
- the rpsM gene encoding 30S ribosomal protein S13, with protein MARISGVNIPENKHVEISLTHIFGIGRKTAQEVCKKLNIDYTRKISDLTEDEVEKIRTALSEYILEGDLRRNISTNIKRLMDLGSYRGIRHRRKLPTRGQNTKNNARTRKGPKKPMRG; from the coding sequence ATGGCAAGAATATCAGGTGTAAATATTCCAGAGAACAAGCATGTAGAAATCTCGTTAACACATATATTTGGCATTGGAAGAAAAACAGCACAGGAAGTATGTAAAAAGTTAAATATTGATTACACAAGAAAGATTTCAGATCTTACAGAGGATGAAGTTGAAAAAATTAGAACTGCTTTATCAGAATATATTTTGGAAGGTGATTTAAGAAGAAATATAAGTACAAACATTAAGAGACTTATGGATTTAGGTAGCTACAGAGGAATAAGACATAGAAGGAAACTACCAACAAGAGGTCAGAATACAAAGAATAATGCAAGAACTAGAAAAGGCCCTAAAAAGCCAATGAGAGGGTAA
- the rpsK gene encoding 30S ribosomal protein S11, producing MAGKKTKKIVTDGVAHIHSSFNNTIVTITDKEGNTVCWATSGGSGFKGSRKSTPFAAQIAAEKAGNAAKEFGMINLDVKVKGPGGGRESAIRSLNSCGLKIKSITDVTPLPHNGCRPSKKRRV from the coding sequence ATGGCAGGTAAAAAAACTAAAAAGATTGTTACAGATGGTGTGGCACATATTCATTCATCATTTAATAACACAATAGTTACCATCACTGATAAAGAAGGCAATACAGTTTGTTGGGCAACATCAGGCGGATCTGGTTTTAAAGGTTCAAGAAAAAGTACTCCTTTTGCTGCACAAATTGCTGCAGAAAAAGCTGGAAATGCTGCAAAAGAGTTTGGGATGATTAATCTTGATGTAAAAGTCAAAGGGCCAGGAGGAGGAAGAGAATCGGCTATTAGATCTCTAAATTCTTGTGGTTTGAAAATTAAAAGCATAACAGATGTGACGCCTTTACCTCATAATGGCTGTCGTCCATCTAAAAAAAGAAGGGTATAA
- the rpsD gene encoding 30S ribosomal protein S4 → MARYRGPSLRLSRREGTDLLLKSGIRAIESKCNMDSPPGAQGGRRGRLSDYGLQLREKQKVRRMYGVLEKQFRNYYKKAASSKGNTGENLLSFLEKRLDNVVYRMGFGSTRAEARQMVTHKAFSINGNTVNIPSYQVQAGDEIEVRESKKGHLRIQSALKIASTREACDWIEVDEKNLKGVFKSVPDRTDLSSEINENLIVELYSK, encoded by the coding sequence ATGGCTAGATATAGAGGACCATCATTAAGGCTTTCAAGAAGAGAAGGCACTGACTTATTGTTAAAAAGTGGCATAAGAGCTATTGAATCTAAATGTAATATGGATTCCCCTCCAGGAGCTCAAGGTGGAAGAAGAGGCAGATTGTCAGATTACGGACTTCAGCTAAGAGAAAAACAAAAAGTAAGAAGGATGTACGGCGTACTTGAAAAACAGTTTAGAAACTATTATAAAAAAGCAGCTTCATCAAAAGGTAATACTGGTGAAAATTTGTTAAGTTTTTTAGAAAAAAGACTTGATAATGTCGTTTACAGAATGGGTTTTGGATCAACTAGAGCTGAAGCTAGACAAATGGTAACTCACAAAGCTTTTTCCATTAATGGAAATACGGTTAATATCCCATCTTATCAAGTTCAAGCAGGAGACGAAATAGAGGTAAGAGAGAGTAAAAAAGGGCATTTACGAATTCAATCAGCATTAAAAATAGCTTCAACGCGAGAAGCTTGTGATTGGATTGAGGTAGATGAGAAAAATTTAAAAGGTGTATTTAAATCTGTTCCTGATAGAACTGATTTAAGTTCAGAAATTAACGAAAATCTTATTGTTGAGCTTTACTCAAAATAA
- the rpmJ gene encoding 50S ribosomal protein L36 codes for MKVKASVKKICRNCKIVRRNGVLFVICSADPKHKQRQG; via the coding sequence ATGAAAGTAAAAGCATCAGTTAAAAAAATCTGCAGAAATTGCAAAATTGTAAGGCGCAACGGTGTTTTATTTGTTATTTGTAGCGCTGATCCTAAACATAAACAAAGGCAAGGATAA
- the rpmD gene encoding 50S ribosomal protein L30, whose translation MNKSKLLKIKLIKSGIGRMNKHKLCIKGLGFRKLNQVVSIEDTSSNRGMVNKIRDMIEILDN comes from the coding sequence ATGAATAAGAGCAAATTATTAAAAATTAAACTTATTAAAAGCGGAATTGGCAGAATGAACAAACATAAGTTGTGCATTAAAGGCCTAGGATTTAGAAAGCTAAATCAAGTTGTAAGCATTGAAGATACTTCAAGCAATAGAGGCATGGTTAATAAAATTAGAGACATGATAGAAATTTTGGATAATTAA
- the secY gene encoding preprotein translocase subunit SecY, giving the protein MADKGSSMSDLWKRLRFVLFAILIYRIGTHIPIPGIDPDRLAALFEQNQGTILDMFNLFSGGALERMSIFALNVIPYISSAIIMQLFSNSIPYLQELKKDGQAGRNTITQYTRYGTALLAFIQASALAVTLSSSGLAYNPGASFFISAVFSVVAGTMFLMWLGEQVSERGIGNGISIIIATSILTGIPGAIGQALEQSRQGDLNILLLIGIGILAMVVIAVVVFIERGQRRITVNYAQRQQGRKLMQAQTSHLPFKVNMAGVIPAIFASTFLLFPASLTTWFGQSDTTGIVNSISLALDPGQPLYILVFSALIISFCFIWLALTFNTREVSDNLKRSGAYIAGIRPGEQTASYIDTVLARLTVFGAIYLTLICLLPLALINFAGVSFYFGGTSVLIIVVVLMDFMAQVQSHMMSTQYASLMKKVNLKNYKR; this is encoded by the coding sequence ATGGCTGATAAGGGTAGTAGCATGAGTGACCTCTGGAAAAGATTGCGATTTGTATTGTTCGCTATTTTGATCTACAGAATTGGAACTCACATACCTATCCCCGGTATTGATCCAGATAGACTTGCTGCTTTATTTGAACAGAACCAAGGAACTATTCTCGATATGTTTAATTTGTTCTCAGGCGGTGCCTTAGAGAGAATGAGTATTTTTGCTTTAAATGTTATTCCTTATATTTCGTCTGCAATTATTATGCAGTTATTTTCTAACTCTATTCCTTATTTACAAGAGCTCAAGAAAGATGGTCAAGCAGGAAGAAATACAATCACTCAATATACAAGATATGGAACAGCATTATTAGCTTTTATTCAGGCTTCCGCTTTGGCCGTGACATTGTCTAGCAGTGGCTTAGCATACAATCCTGGAGCATCATTTTTTATATCTGCAGTTTTTTCAGTTGTTGCAGGTACCATGTTTTTAATGTGGCTTGGAGAACAAGTATCTGAAAGAGGTATTGGAAACGGAATTTCAATTATCATAGCAACAAGCATACTTACTGGTATTCCTGGGGCTATTGGCCAAGCTCTTGAGCAATCTAGACAAGGTGATTTAAATATCTTGTTGCTCATCGGAATTGGAATATTAGCAATGGTTGTTATAGCAGTTGTTGTATTCATAGAAAGGGGCCAAAGAAGAATTACTGTTAATTACGCTCAAAGACAACAAGGTAGAAAATTAATGCAAGCTCAAACTAGTCATTTGCCTTTTAAGGTTAATATGGCAGGTGTTATTCCAGCAATCTTTGCAAGCACCTTTTTACTATTTCCTGCATCCTTAACAACCTGGTTTGGACAAAGCGATACTACTGGTATAGTAAATTCAATATCCTTGGCTTTAGATCCAGGCCAACCCCTTTATATATTAGTGTTTTCAGCCTTAATTATTTCTTTTTGTTTTATTTGGCTTGCCTTAACATTTAATACGCGAGAAGTTTCAGATAATTTAAAACGTTCCGGAGCATATATTGCAGGAATCAGACCAGGAGAACAAACAGCGAGTTATATTGACACAGTTTTAGCGAGGCTAACTGTTTTTGGAGCAATTTATTTAACATTAATATGCTTATTGCCTCTTGCTTTAATAAATTTTGCAGGTGTTTCTTTTTATTTTGGTGGAACTTCTGTTCTAATTATCGTTGTTGTTTTAATGGACTTTATGGCACAAGTTCAGTCGCATATGATGTCAACACAATATGCATCATTAATGAAGAAGGTAAATCTAAAAAATTATAAGAGATAA